A genomic window from Sebastes fasciatus isolate fSebFas1 chromosome 7, fSebFas1.pri, whole genome shotgun sequence includes:
- the LOC141770871 gene encoding extracellular calcium-sensing receptor-like translates to MWAFLDINLLLLMYSVLLYSYFSSAVPSPLHSTSCRLQGQFNLNGIHKAGDAVLGGLFHINFFSSFHDLSFTSEPQQPTCNSFDILGFRQAQTMAFAIDEINRNSNLLPNVTLGYSLYDNCGALFVGFSGALSLASGLEEQFILDKTCVGTPPVLGILGDSTSTRSIAISTVLGLYRLPMVSYFATCSCLSDRKKFPSFFRTIPSDAFQVRAMIQILRRFGWTWAGLLVSNDDYGLHAARSFQSDLAQSGGGCLAYLEVLPWGKDPAELRRIVDLMKKSTARVVIVFAQPRHMINLMEEVVRQNVTGLQWMASESWTTGTVLQTPHLMPYLSGTLGIAIRRGEIPGLRDFLIRIRPDIQHNNRYGNNMVNQFWEYTFQCRFAPPPAGWVEAGRELCTGQEDLESVETELLDISNLRPEYNVYKAVYALAYALDDMLHCVPGRGPFSGHSCASLQRLELWQLVYYLEKVNFTTPFGDQLSFDENGDALPIYDIMNWFGLPDGGTKVENVGEVKESDKGEELTLDEDKIFWNFDSKQPPRSVCSESCPPGTRIARKKGQPECCFDCIPCSEGNISNETDSMDCTGCPEDFWSSPQRDHCVPKKTEFLSYQEPLGICLTAITFLGTFISAVVLGIFIYHRSTPIVRANNSELSFQLLISLKLCFLCSLLFIGRPRMWTCQMRHAAFGISFVLCVSCILVKTMVVLAVFKASKPGGGASLKWFGAVQQRGTVVVLTSIQAAICTAWLVSASPAPHKNTQYHNDKIVYECVVGSTVGFAVLLGYIGLLAILSFLLAFMARNLPDNFNEAKFITFSMLIFCAVWVAFVPAYISSPGKYADAVEVFAILASSFGLLVALFGPKCYIILLRPERNTKKAIMGRGIES, encoded by the exons ATGTGGGCATTTTTAGACATCAACCTCCTCTTGCTCATGTACTCTGTGTTGTTATATTCCTACTTTTCTTCTGCTGTGCCCTCCCCTCTCCATTCCACCTCATGCAGGTTACAGGGACAGTTTAATCTAAATGGGATACACAAGGCTGGAGATGCGGTTCTGGGTGGGCTGTTTCAtatcaactttttttcttcctttcatgACTTGTCTTTTACCTCAGAGCCACAACAGCCTACCTGCAACAG ttttgaTATTCTAGGATTCAGACAGGCCCAGACCATGGCCTTTGCTATTGATGAGATCAACAGAAACTCCAACCTGCTACCTAATGTGACTCTGGGATACAGTCTTTATGATAACTGCGGTGCGCTTTTTGTTGGATTCAGTGGTGCATTATCACTGGCAAGTGGTCTAGAGGAGCAGTTTATATTGGACAAGACCTGTGTAGGAACCCCTCCAGTCCTAGGGATTTTGGGTGATTCTACCTCTACACGTTCTattgccatctccactgtcttagGTTTGTACAGATTACCAATG GTGAGTTATTTTGCCACATGTTCGTGCCTGAGTGACCGGAAAAAGTTTCCATCCTTCTTTAGGACGATCCCAAGTGATGCTTTCCAG GTACGTGCTATGATTCAGATACTCAGGCGCTTTGGCTGGACTTGGGCAGGTCTGCTGGTTAGTAATGATGATTACGGACTCCACGCTGCCCGATCCTTTCAATCTGATCTGGCTCAGTCTGGTGGAGGGTGTCTGGCCTACTTAGAAGTTTTGCCTTGGGGCAAGGACCCAGCTGAACTAAGGAGAATTGTGGATTTGATGAAGAAATCTACAGCTCGTGTGGTCATTGTCTTTGCACAACCGAGGCACATGATTAACCTCATGGAAGAG GTGGTGAGGCAGAATGTGACAGGCCTGCAGTGGATGGCCAGTGAATCCTGGACGACAGGTACTGTGCTCCAAACCCCCCACCTCATGCCGTACCTGAGTGGCACACTGGGCATTGCCATACGTCGAGGAGAAATACCAGgactcagggacttcctgatAAGAATACGTCCTGACATACAACACAACAACCGCTATGGAAATAACATG gTAAATCAGTTTTGGGAATACACATTTCAGTGTAGATTTGCACCACCTCCAGCAGGTTGGGTGGAGGCTGGGAGAGAACTATGCACTGGACAGGAAGATCTAGAGAGTGTGGAGACTGAGTTGTTGGACATTTCAAACCTAAGGCCAGAGTATAACGTGTACAAGGCTGTGTATGCTCTGGCGTATGCTCTTGATGACATGCTGCACTGTGTGCCGGGGAGAGGGCCTTTCAGCGGACACAGCTGTGCCAGTTTGCAAAGACTGGAGCTATGGCAG CTTGTGTACTACTTGGAAAAAGTCAACTTCACCACACCATTTGGTGATCAGTTGTCATTTGATGAGAATGGTGATGCCTTACCAATATATGATATCATGAACTGGTTTGGGCTCCCCGATGGAGGAACAAAAGTTGAGAATGTGGGCGAGGTTAAAGAGTCAGACAAAGGTGAAGAACTCACACTTGATGAAGACAAAATCTTCTGGAACTTTGACTCAAAACAG CCACCCCGGTCAGTGTGCAGTGAGAGCTGTCCTCCAGGTACCCGCATAGCCAGAAAGAAGGGGCAACCTGAGTGCTGTTTTGACTGCATCCCTTGCTCTGAGGGAAATATCAGCAATGAGACTG ACTCCATGGATTGCACCGGTTGTCCGGAGGACTTCTGGTCCAGCCCCCAGCGTGACCACTGTGTTCCTAAGAAAACAGAGTTCCTCTCCTATCAAGAGCCTCTAGGTATCTGCCTGACAGCCATCACATTCTTGGGCACATTCATCTCTGCTGTTGTCCTGGGCATCTTCATCTATCATCGCAGCACCCCTATAGTACGCGCCAACAATTCAGAACTGAGTTTCCAGCTATtgatatcacttaaattatgttTCCTCTGCTCACTGTTGTTCATTGGCCGTCCCAGGATGTGGACATGCCAAATGAGACATGCAGCATTTGGGATCAGCTTTGTACTTTGTGTCTCATGCATCCTGGTGAAAACCATGGTGGTTCTGGCTGTGTTCAAGGCCTCCAAACCAGGAGGAGGAGCCAGTCTCAAGTGGTTTGGTGctgtgcagcagagagggaCCGTTGTGGTTCTTACTTCTATTCAGGCAGCAATTTGCACTGCTTGGCTTGTCTCTGCTTCACCAGCTCCTCATAAAAATACTCAATACCACAATGACAAGATAGTTTATGAGTGTGTAGTCGGATCCACAGTTGGTTTTGCAGTGTTACTAGGTTACATTGGCTTACTGGCTATCCTCAGCTTCCTACTAGCATTCATGGCGAGGAATCTTCCAGACAACTTCAATGAAGCCAAGTTCATCACTTTCAGCATGCTGATCTTCTGTGCTGTGTGGGTGGCCTTTGTCCCCGCTTATATTAGCTCACCAGGCAAATATGCAGATGCAGTGGAGGTATTTGCCATCCTGGCCTCTAGTTTTGGTCTCTTGGTGGCACTGTTTGGACCCAAATGTTACATAATCCTGCTGAGACCAGAGAGGAACACAAAGAAAGCAATCATGGGTCGGGGCATTGAGtcataa
- the LOC141770803 gene encoding extracellular calcium-sensing receptor-like yields the protein MHKAGDVVLGGLFKIHFFSVFPDMSFTSEPQQPTCHSFDILGFRQAQTMAFAIDEINRNSNLLPNVTLGYSLNDNCVNLGIGFRAALSLASGREEQFILDKTCVGTPPVLGIVGDTFSSGSIAISAVLGLYRLPMVSYFATCSCLSDRQKFPSFFRTIPSDAFQVRAMIQILRRFGWTWTGLLVSDDDYGLHAARSFQSDLDQSGGGCLAYLEVLPWGKDAAELRRIVNLMRKSTARVVIVFAHQSHVINLMEEVVRQNVTGLQWMASESWTAAPVLQTPHLMPYLGGTLGIAIRRGEIPGLRDFLLRIRPDIQHNIRYGNNVVNQFWEYTFQCRFAPPPAGWVEAGGELCTGQEDLESVETEFLDISNLRPEYNVYKAVYALAYALDDMLRCVPGRGPFSEHSCASLQRLELWQLVYYLEKVNFTTPFGDRVSFDDNGDALPIYDVMNWLLLPDGRTKVESVGEVKESAKGEELTLDEDKIFWNFESKEPLRSVCSESCPPGTRMARKKGQPDCCFDCIPCSEGKISNKTDSMECTSCPEDFWSSPQRDHCVPKKIEFLSYQEPLGIFLTTTTLLGTLICAVILGIYTYHHSTPIVRANNSELSFQLLMSLKLCFLCSLLFIGRPRMWTCQLRHAAFGISFVLCVSCILVKTMVVLAVFKASKPGGGDSLKWFGAVQQRGTVMVLTSIQAAICTAWLVSASPAPHKNTQYHNDKIVYECVVGSTVGFAVLLGYIGLLAILSFLLAFMARNLPDSFNEAKLITFSMLIFCAVWVAFVPAYISSPGKYADAVEVFAILASSFGLLVALFGPKCYIILLRPERNTKKAIMGRGIES from the exons ATGCACAAGGCTGGAGATGTGGTTCTGGGAGGGCTGTTTAAGATCCacttcttttctgtctttcctgACATGTCTTTTACCTCAGAGCCACAACAGCCAACATGCCACAG TTTTGATATTCTAGGATTCAGACAGGCCCAGACCATGGCCTTTGCTATTGATGAGATCAACAGAAACTCCAACCTGCTACCTAATGTAACTCTGGGATACAGTCTTAATGACAACTGCGTCAACCTAGGAATTGGATTCCGTGCAGCATTGTCATTAGCCAGTGGTCGAGAGGAGCAGTTTATATTGGACAAGACCTGTGTAGGAACCCCTCCAGTCCTTGGGATTGTGGGTGATACTTTCTCTAGTGGTTCTATTGCCATCTCCGCTGTCTTAGGTTTGTACAGATTACCTATG GTGAGTTATTTTGCAACATGTTCGTGCCTGAGTGACCGGCAAAAGTTTCCATCCTTCTTTAGGACGATCCCAAGTGATGCTTTCCAG GTGCGTGCTATGATTCAGATTCTCAGGCGCTTTGGCTGGACTTGGACAGGTCTGCTGGTCAGTGATGATGATTATGGACTCCACGCTGCCCGATCCTTTCAATCTGATCTGGATCAGTCTGGTGGAGGGTGTCTGGCCTATTTAGAAGTTTTGCCCTGGGGCAAAGACGCAGCTGAACTAAGGAGAATTGTGAATTTGATGAGGAAATCTACAGCTCGTGTGGTCATTGTCTTTGCTCATCAGAGTCACGTTATTAACCTCATGGAAgag GTGGTGAGGCAGAATGTGACAGGCCTGCAGTGGATGGCCAGTGAATCCTGGACTGCAGCTCCTGTGCTCCAGACCCCCCACCTCATGCCGTACCTGGGTGGCACACTGGGCATTGCCATCCGTCGAGGAGAAATACCAGGACTCAGGGACTTCCTGTTAAGAATACGTCCTGACATACAGCACAACATCCGCTATGGAAATAATGTG GTAAATCAGTTTTGGGAATACACATTTCAGTGTAGATTTGCACCACCTCCAGCAGGTTGGGTGGAGGCTGGGGGAGAACTATGCACTGGACAGGAAGATCTAGAGAGTGTGGAGACTGAGTTCTTGGACATTTCAAACCTCAGGCCAGAGTATAACGTGTACAAGGCTGTGTATGCGCTGGCGTATGCTCTTGATGACATGCTGCGCTGTGTGCCAGGGAGAGGGCCTTTCAGCGAACACAGCTGTGCCAGTTTGCAAAGACTGGAGCTATGGCAG CTTGTGTATTACTTGGAAAAGGTCAACTTCACCACACCATTTGGTGATCGAGTGTCATTTGATGACAATGGTGATGCCTTACCAATATATGATGTCATGAACTGGCTGTTGCTCCCTGATGGACGAACTAAAGTTGAGAGTGTGGGCGAGGTCAAAGAGTCAGCCAAAGGTGAAGAACTCACACTTGATGAAGACAAAATCTTCTGGAACTTTGAATCCAAAGAG CCACTCCGGTCAGTGTGCAGTGAGAGCTGTCCTCCAGGTACCCGCATGGCCAGAAAGAAGGGACAACCTGACTGCTGTTTTGACTGCATCCCTTGTTCCGAGGGAAAGATCAGCAATAAGACTG ACTCCATGGAGTGCACCAGTTGTCCAGAAGACTTCTGGTCCAGCCCCCAGCGTGACCACTGTGTTCCTAAGAAAATAGAGTTCCTCTCCTATCAGGAGCCTCTGGGTATCTTCCTGACAACCACCACATTGTTGGGCACATTAATCTGTGCTGTTATCTTGGGCATCTACACATATCATCACAGCACCCCTATAGTACGCGCCAACAATTCAGAACTGAGTTTCCAGCTATTGATGTCACTTAAATTATGTTTCCTCTGCTCACTGTTGTTTATCGGCCGTCCCAGGATGTGGACATGCCAGCTGAGACATGCAGCATTTGGGATCAGCTTTGTACTTTGTGTCTCATGCATCCTGGTGAAAACCATGGTGGTTCTGGCTGTGTTCAAGGCCTCCAAACCAGGAGGTGGAGACAGTCTCAAGTGGTTTGGTGctgtgcagcagagagggaCAGTTATGGTTCTTACTTCTATTCAGGCAGCAATCTGCACTGCTTGGCTTGTCTCTGCTTCACCAGCTCCTCATAAAAATACTCAATACCACAATGACAAGATAGTTTATGAGTGTGTAGTCGGATCCACAGTTGGTTTTGCAGTGTTACTGGGTTACATTGGCTTACTGGCTATCCTTAGCTTCCTGCTAGCATTCATGGCAAGGAATCTTCCAGATAGTTTCAATGAGGCCAAGCTCATCACTTTCAGCATGCTGATCTTCTGTGCTGTGTGGGTGGCCTTTGTCCCCGCTTATATTAGCTCACCAGGCAAATATGCAGATGCAGTGGAGGTATTCGCCATCCTGGCCTCCAGTTTTGGTCTCTTGGTGGCACTGTTTGGACCCAAATGTTACATAATCCTGCTGAGACCAGAGAGGAACACAAAGAAAGCAATCATGGGTCGGGGCATTGAGTCATAA